TACTTAAACAATTTAAGAATAGACACGATGAAAAACCAATCGATAGAAAAGGAAAATGTTTTTTTGTTCCCTTTGCTGAGATTAAAAAGAATAATTATGATTTGAGTATTTCAAAGTATAAAGAAATTGAATATGAAGAAGTAGTTTATGAAAAGCCAGAAGTGATAAAAAAGAAAATATTGGAGCATGAGAATAAGATTATAGATGTTTTGAGAGATTTGGAGATTTAAAGATGCCCCTATTAAAATTTCTTTTTCGCAGAAAAGAATATATGTGCGAGCACTGACGCCCCCTCTAACCCAAACTTGACAGTTACAGTCGAATATAAAAAATCATGCGACAAAAGACACATTTTCTCTAATTTCAACCCACTCTCTCAGGTGATATTAAGCCAAAATCAGGCAATCACATGATAAATCTGGGGTCAAAACCACATATTTCCGGCTTCTGTCAAATGGATTTTTCGAATAAGTTAGCGGAGCAAAGTGTCAAATCTAGGTTAAAGTAACTTCACACACCAGCCAAAATGTTATATGAAATGGTGGTATTAAGATTAAATAAGGGATGAATATGGTCAATAACAAAAAGTATGTGGAACTGCTCTGGCATCAAAAATATGATAAAATGGATTTGGGAGGGAAAATGCCGATTGAAAGGCCAAATCTTCCGTTCCAAACTGTTGAAACGATTAATAAACCCCGGAAGATGCAAAGAGGTCTTGGTGATTATGAAGAATCATTGAAATATTGGCCAGAAAATTACCCAAAAGATTGGAAAAATAAACTGATATGGGGCGATAACAAGCTTGTGATGGGTTCTTTGATTAAGAAGGGCCAGGCAGGGACAATTAACCTGATTTACATTGACCCACCATTTTTCACAGGTTCAGATTTATCAAAATTTGCCATTCAGGTAACGAGAAAGAGACTTTTAGATATTCATAATTCAAAGGATTTGATGGGGGATAAAAAATGATTGACATGAAGAACATACCACCTTCATTAAGAAAAAGAGGATTAAAGAAGAAACTGGCTAAACTATGTGAAGAAAATGAAATAGTTTATATGGGTATATTTGGCTCTTTTATAAGGGGAAACCAGAAAATAGACAGTGATATTGATATCCTGATTAAGTATAAAGAAAATAGCAGGAAAAGTTTGTTGGACATGGTTAGATTAGAAGAGGAATTGAGCAATTTATTTGGGAGAAAGGTTGACCTTTTAACCATTGAAAGCATCAGCCCCTATATAAGGGATGAAATTCTGAAATCAAGGAGGGTGATTTATGAAGCGGAATAGTGTATATCTTCAACATATAATTGATGCCATTCAGGCAATTGAAAAATTCATCAAAGACATTTCCAGAGACCAGTTTCTCGAAGATGATATGGTCAAGAGTGCAGTTATAAGAAAAATTGAAATTATAGGTGAAGCAGTTAAAAATATTTCTGAGGAAATGAAACGGAACTATCCAGAGATTCCATGGAAAAATATTGCTGGTATGAGGGATAAACTTATTCATGGATATTTTGGTGTAGATGAGGAAAGAGTATGGGAAGTAACCCAAAAGGATCTGCCATTACTTAAAGAACAAATATCAGAAATAATAAAAGAGTGCTAATGGGGACAAAAAATGAACGTTGAGGAAATTAAGAACAGAATCCTGCCGATACTGAAAAAGTATGGGGTAACAAGAGCAGGGGTTTTCGGCTCTGTGGTAAGGGAAGAGGCAACAAAAGACAGCGATATTGATATTTTAGTGGAAATAGATGGAAAAATGAGTTTATTTGACTTTGCAGGATTAAAGTTGGAACTTGAAGAAGCACTTGGTAGGAAGGTTGACTTAGGAGAATATTCTACAATTAAACCAATCATCAGGGAGCAAATACTGAGTGAGGAGGTGGCTATCCTATGAAAAGAAACATGAGGCTGTATATACAGGATATATGGGAAAGCATCTTAGCAATAGAGGAATATACTCAGAATCTTGCTGGCATGAGATGGATGTTCACTGCGGGGGTGAAGGACTTGAAGGAATTTTGTTCAAATATCCCCTTTTATGTTGAGCTTGTTATTTACATGATATAAGAAAGATGGATGAAACCAACGAACTCCTGGCTCCAGCAGGTTCTTTTGATTCCCTTATGGCAGCTATAGCTGCCGGGGCAGATGCAGTTTATCTCGGGGGAAAGGAATTTGGAGCAAGAAAATTTGCCTATAATTTTACAGATGCAGAACTCCTTGAAGCACTGGCTATGGCCCATGAGCATTCTGTTAAGGTATATGTAGCCCTGAACACCCTCATTACTCCGGAAAGGTTTCAGGATGTGCTGAAGTTTCTGGGTTTTCTTGAAAGAATTGGAGTGGATGGGGTGATAATGCAGGATATGGGGGTTGCCTATATGGCGAAGAAACTTTTCCCGAAGCTGAAGCTCCATGCATCGGTACAGATGACAATCCACAACAGCTTTTCCCTGGAGTGGGCAAGGAAATCTGGTTTTTCAAGAGTGGTGGTGGCACGGGAAATTGAATATGAAAACCTGAAACAGATGGTACAGAAATTCAAGGGTATTGAAGTCTTTATTCATGGCGCTCTGTGCTACTCCTACTCCGGTCAGTGCCTTATAAGCGGGCTCTTAAACGAGAGGGCAGCCAACCTCGGGATGTGTGCCCAGGTGTGCCGTAAGGCCTTCCAGCTTGAAAGGGATAATATAGCTTTAGAGACACCCGGGCCTTATCTTCTCTCCATGAGGGACCTTAATACCTCTCCTCAAATCCGTAGAGTTTTAGAACTTGGAGTTAAATCCCTTAAAATAGAGGGCAGAATGAAGAATCCCGATTATGTGTATGCTGTGGTATCGGTTTATAGAGAGTTAATTGATAATTACAGGAAGGGTAAAAAGTCTGAAATATCCGGAAAATCCATTGCTGTTATGGAGCTGGCATATAACAGAACCTTCACAAAAGGGTATATGATGGGTGATACCAGTGGCAGAATTATCAGTCTTAAAAGGCCCAATCGCCTTGGTCTTAGGATTGGAAGGGTTTTAGAATCAAGAGCAGGAAAAACAACATTTGAATCACGTTCTATGGTAGGTCCTGGAGATATTATTGAATTTATAGAGCCAGATACTCTCAAAACACTCGAAACCCTGCTGGTAAAAGGAATCCAGAAAAAGAAAAACATTTTTCAGGTGAAAACTGAACAGTCTCTACCATACGGT
The archaeon BMS3Bbin15 genome window above contains:
- a CDS encoding nucleotidyltransferase domain protein; amino-acid sequence: MIDMKNIPPSLRKRGLKKKLAKLCEENEIVYMGIFGSFIRGNQKIDSDIDILIKYKENSRKSLLDMVRLEEELSNLFGRKVDLLTIESISPYIRDEILKSRRVIYEAE
- a CDS encoding nucleotidyltransferase domain protein, encoding MNVEEIKNRILPILKKYGVTRAGVFGSVVREEATKDSDIDILVEIDGKMSLFDFAGLKLELEEALGRKVDLGEYSTIKPIIREQILSEEVAIL